The region ACAAGGCGTGGGGGTTCAAATCCCCCCTTCGGCATTTTTTCATTATACACTATCGATATAGAATCTATGCTACTTTAAGCGCCCGGAATTCGCGTTATTTTCCTTTTTCGAGATTCTCGAGTTCTTTATTCAGTTTTCCGGCAAAGTTCTTGGCGACATGTTCGAACATCTTATCGCCCGATTCCATCCAACTGCTGACCATCCCCGTGAAATTCCCGCCGAAAACAACATTTTTTGTGCCTTTCTTAAGCAGTTGCAGAGAGACCGTCACTTTGGAGCCGCCGGCCCATGCGCCGAATAAAAATCTCAGAAATCCGCTTCCTTTCTCATAATCCAGAATGCTACCGGTAACCTCATACTCCGCCGAGGTAAGGTTGGCATTAACCTCACCGAATACTTCTTTGTTCTGCAGCGCCTCGGTCAGATATTCTTTAAACTTCTCGATATTCTCCGCCGTTGGCTTTTTGGCAGCCTCAAAATCAAAGGGGAGAGCATCAGTTATCTCGCCGATACTGCATGATGCCGCGCGATTGAACGGCGCCGCAAGCTCCTCGGTGATAACATACGGCCTGGAACAGCTCACGACCATAGCCAGTAAGAGCACCAGAAGAGGCAGCCATAGCTTGTTTGCCTTTTTCATATTCAATTACCCTCCAATGCAAGAATCGCCATTAGTTTCTAGTACAGACCGACCAACCCGACTTTAAAATCAATTACATAAGCGCGGCCGATATTGCCGTAATCGTCGGAGCCGAGATAGACAACATCAAATTCCGCACCGAAATCAAGACCCAGATGCTTGGATACGAGGATTGTTCCACCAATACCGAATGTGGTCATAAACTTGGTCTCGGTATCTGACGGTTCTCCATAGTAAAGATCGCCGCCCTGCCGGAAATAGATTTTTCCCGACAATTTTCGACTGATAACGCCCAGGGAAATATATGAATAGAATAAGCCCTTGCCCGCGGCCAGCTGCGGCGGTCGGGCATAATATTGCACTCCCAGCAAATAGCGCATAGCATCATAATTCAATTCTTGCGATAATATTTCAATACTCGGGTCATCACTGTAAAACCGGAGATCTTTGCTCGCTTTCATCCCTGCTTTAGATATCGTTCCCTTGATCGCAACCTCCCTTGAGACTGCAACAAGGAAATCACCTTCCAGCCCGATGCCGGAGGTGATCCCCTCATAATAGCTGCCCGCGGGGATACTGAAATCTCCCGCGAAACGGAATCCCATAACCCAGGGCCGCCGATTGAGTCTCTTGAATGCGGGGTCGCCCTCCGATTTCCAAGTCTCCCGGCTCGGCTCTTTATACCCACTGAGAACCTCGGAGGAAATGTCGTTGTCGTTCAGGTCGTAGATCGCCTCAACCTGGTCGAAACTGATATTCTTCTTCTCCCCATTGAGCTTGATGATAACCACCTTATAAATGGAATTGACATCAAACTGAACCTTTTCGTACTTTTGCCCTCTCTTGGTGACCACCGTCCCTTCGTAGCTGGCGGTGGCGGCGGTTGCTGCGCATAGAAAGATCAAAGTCAATAACAGGAAATAAGAGATATGGTTTTTCCGCGGCGTCATTTTCTCCTCCACAGTGATTAATTGAATGAATAATTATAAATAAATCCGTCTGATCTGTCAACCATTATGATATGCCTGTTCCCGCAAAGTAGTAATGTCCTCTTTGAGCAAGATAGAAATGTCCTATTGAGAGGCTATAATGCTCCCCAAAAAGTTGGGGAGGTTTATGGTCGGAGAGGACGTTATCAGGATGAGTTTGAGGGAGTTGAGACGGTTG is a window of Candidatus Zixiibacteriota bacterium DNA encoding:
- a CDS encoding DUF4410 domain-containing protein, with protein sequence MKKANKLWLPLLVLLLAMVVSCSRPYVITEELAAPFNRAASCSIGEITDALPFDFEAAKKPTAENIEKFKEYLTEALQNKEVFGEVNANLTSAEYEVTGSILDYEKGSGFLRFLFGAWAGGSKVTVSLQLLKKGTKNVVFGGNFTGMVSSWMESGDKMFEHVAKNFAGKLNKELENLEKGK